TTTTTCAGCGCAAAATACTCATGACGGTGTAATCAGACGTGAATAATCTAGCGACCAAACTGACCAGGCATCCTTTACGCGAGCAGTTGTATGCCGAGATCCATGCTCGCCCGTTCCCTTTGATCACGGGTTCCGTCGATGTATTACACCTGGCTTTACTCACTTCTCAAAGTGAAGCCGCACAACAACTGGAAATGCTTGCCAACCTGGCCGAAACCTCGCAGCAGCCAGCACCCGCAAAAAATGCGAACAGTTTTTACGCCAACATGCCGGCTTATGAGCTGCGCTGGGAAAAGCATCAGGAGTTTTGCACCATTACCCTGATAACACCCGGCACTACAGATTTACCATTCAATCGAGACCTGACCGGATCACTGGATGCGCAGTGGCTGGATGTAATCCCCGGACAATTGCTGGTGCGGCTGAATTTACGTTTCGAACGAAGCGCTCAACAGCCCGATAGCCGGCAGATCACGAAATTCTTTGATGACTCACAATTGTATGGCAGCAGTATTGTGGATGGCAAAGCCAGTATGTGGAGCAGTTTTCGCCTGCATCACGACGACGCTGCAAGAATACTGGTGTATGACCAGGGCTTGAGTGATTATCAGGCTGGCCGCACCCTGCAACGTATTATCGAAATAGAAACCTATCGCATCTTAACGCTCTTGGCCTTGCCCTACGCGCGCAGCCTGATCCCGAAAATTTCCGATACTGGCAATGCGCTGACCAGGCTGATAAAAAAAATGCAGATTCAGGAATCGCAATACGAGCTCGATGAACAGGAGCTGCTTGAAAATTTATCGGTACACGCCGCCAAAGTTGAAGACTTCAGGGCAAGTACTGCACACCGCTTTGCCGCCACCAGCGCCTATAACCAGATCGTGTTACAACGCTTAAGTGACCTCAGGGAACAATCCTGGCCTGGCTTCTCATCCTGGAAAAAAATGCTCGAACGGCGTCTGGTTCCCGCCGTGAATACCTGTGTATCAATTGAGGGACAATTACAAAATCTCTCGGAACAGGCAGAACGTGCCAATAACCTGTTACGCACCCGGGTTGATATCAAGATCGAAGAACAAAACCAGAGCTTGTTACAATCCTTGAATCGGAGAAGTCGTTTGCAATTACGTTTGCAACAGACCGTGGAAGGATTATCAGTGGTCGCAATCAGTTATTATGTGGTTGGACTGATCAAGGCGATTGCCGAGGGTGCTAATAAATCCGGGCTATCGGCAGACCCGGCGATTGTTGCAGCCATAGCGGTTTTACCGGTATTGGGAATCACCAGCTGGCTGGTTAGACGCATCAAACATACCATTAACCAAGACGATAATGACTAAGCACAGCATGGCATGAAAATTCTTGCGTTACTGTTTTTTCTGACAGCGATAATCTATTCCTCGGTCGGCTTCGGCGGTGGATCAACCTATACCGCAATTCTGGTTTTATTCGACATAGACTATCGCCACATTCCGGTTATTTCCTTATGCTGCAATATTATTGTTGTG
Above is a window of Gammaproteobacteria bacterium DNA encoding:
- a CDS encoding DUF3422 domain-containing protein, with protein sequence MNNLATKLTRHPLREQLYAEIHARPFPLITGSVDVLHLALLTSQSEAAQQLEMLANLAETSQQPAPAKNANSFYANMPAYELRWEKHQEFCTITLITPGTTDLPFNRDLTGSLDAQWLDVIPGQLLVRLNLRFERSAQQPDSRQITKFFDDSQLYGSSIVDGKASMWSSFRLHHDDAARILVYDQGLSDYQAGRTLQRIIEIETYRILTLLALPYARSLIPKISDTGNALTRLIKKMQIQESQYELDEQELLENLSVHAAKVEDFRASTAHRFAATSAYNQIVLQRLSDLREQSWPGFSSWKKMLERRLVPAVNTCVSIEGQLQNLSEQAERANNLLRTRVDIKIEEQNQSLLQSLNRRSRLQLRLQQTVEGLSVVAISYYVVGLIKAIAEGANKSGLSADPAIVAAIAVLPVLGITSWLVRRIKHTINQDDND